The following coding sequences are from one Pseudomonas mendocina window:
- a CDS encoding PIN domain-containing protein has translation MRVNYVFIDYENVQATSLRLLQPEHFKLRVFLGPNNSKLPTDLVTAIHRLHERAEYIQMDTPGTNALDFHITYYLGVLSAADPVGYYHIISKDKGFDPLIKHLKSKGLTVVRSESIEQMPCFAATVVAPNPPQKAATPNPPKPAPSQPKKPEPAKASPSKATDKNQDALIKLVVADLIARKASKPRTIKTLMNTIHSKLGKDRALSEIEQIYKVMRQRGLVKEAGTKVSYALPSGK, from the coding sequence ATGCGGGTCAATTACGTATTTATCGACTACGAGAATGTGCAGGCTACATCGCTACGCTTGCTGCAGCCGGAGCATTTCAAGCTGCGTGTTTTTCTCGGGCCGAATAATTCGAAGCTGCCCACTGACCTTGTGACTGCAATCCATCGGCTTCATGAGCGAGCTGAGTACATCCAGATGGATACGCCGGGCACTAACGCTCTGGATTTCCATATCACGTACTACCTAGGTGTTTTGTCGGCGGCGGATCCAGTTGGTTACTACCACATAATCTCCAAAGACAAAGGCTTTGATCCGTTGATCAAGCATCTGAAATCGAAGGGACTCACGGTTGTTAGATCAGAGAGCATCGAGCAAATGCCTTGCTTCGCTGCGACTGTTGTTGCGCCTAACCCGCCTCAGAAGGCCGCTACGCCAAATCCACCAAAACCTGCGCCTAGCCAGCCTAAAAAGCCTGAGCCGGCAAAGGCCTCGCCATCAAAAGCGACGGATAAGAACCAAGATGCTCTTATCAAGCTGGTAGTCGCAGATCTGATCGCCAGGAAGGCTTCGAAGCCGCGAACGATAAAAACGTTGATGAACACCATTCATTCCAAGCTCGGCAAAGACCGCGCTCTTAGTGAGATAGAGCAGATCTACAAGGTCATGCGTCAGCGAGGCCTGGTGAAAGAGGCTGGTACGAAGGTGTCTTACGCGCTACCGAGTGGGAAATAA
- a CDS encoding tyrosine-type recombinase/integrase — MAIEQLSDGRWKVDVEPIKGRRFRKTFKTKGEAQRFEATCRANCIESPAWTPKPKDRRRLSELCTRYHELHGHALADGTAILRTLQNLAKDLGDPIAIKLTGNAFCETRSELLKAGIQGKTMNNRLGYLKALFNELHRLGDIDYPNPLAKVRPLRLQERPISFLSTCQIAELLEALDGRTTSPGIGLIARVCLSTGARWGEAQALTPERVRNGMVTFANTKSKRTRSIPIDSALEKALHVYFKRRGLFTNCILTFSRVLEKTSIKLPAGQATHVLRHTFASHFVMRGGNILTLQKILGHTSLAMTMRYAHLSPDHLQDALTLNPLFPTR; from the coding sequence ATGGCAATTGAGCAACTGAGCGATGGCCGCTGGAAAGTCGACGTTGAGCCCATCAAGGGCCGGCGCTTTCGCAAGACCTTCAAGACCAAGGGTGAAGCCCAGCGCTTTGAGGCAACCTGCCGGGCCAACTGCATCGAATCCCCTGCCTGGACGCCCAAGCCGAAAGACCGTCGCCGCCTCTCCGAGCTTTGCACCCGCTACCACGAACTGCACGGCCACGCCCTAGCTGACGGTACCGCCATACTCCGCACCCTGCAGAATCTGGCCAAGGATCTAGGTGACCCTATCGCGATCAAGCTTACCGGCAACGCCTTCTGCGAAACGCGAAGCGAGCTGCTAAAGGCTGGCATTCAGGGTAAGACCATGAATAACCGGCTGGGCTACCTGAAAGCGCTGTTCAACGAACTGCACCGCCTGGGCGATATCGACTACCCCAACCCGCTGGCCAAGGTACGTCCGCTACGCCTTCAGGAACGCCCTATCTCCTTCCTGTCGACCTGCCAGATAGCGGAACTGCTCGAGGCCCTGGACGGACGCACGACTAGCCCAGGCATCGGCCTGATCGCTCGCGTCTGTCTGAGTACGGGTGCTCGATGGGGAGAAGCCCAAGCGCTGACACCTGAGCGTGTGCGGAACGGCATGGTGACCTTCGCCAACACCAAATCGAAACGAACCCGGTCGATTCCTATCGATAGCGCACTGGAGAAGGCACTGCACGTCTACTTCAAGCGACGCGGCCTGTTCACCAACTGCATACTGACCTTTAGCAGGGTCCTGGAGAAGACCTCAATCAAGCTCCCGGCCGGCCAGGCCACTCATGTCTTGCGGCACACCTTCGCCAGTCACTTCGTCATGCGGGGCGGGAACATCCTGACGCTACAGAAAATCCTGGGTCATACGTCTTTGGCGATGACCATGCGCTATGCACACCTGTCGCCCGATCATTTGCAGGATGCTTTGACACTCAATCCGTTATTTCCCACTCGGTAG
- a CDS encoding zonular occludens toxin domain-containing protein: MLIIRTGKPGHGKTLNTIREVDQKAHAEGRVVYFHNINGLKPETLQAQWFSFDDPEKWYELPHDCIIVVDEAQGWFGARDPRARPPEHITRFETMRHQGHEVHLVTQDPRYLDVHLRRLCNSHIHYWRVFKSPQLLRFESEVVVEKVEVKTSFKDADKKTLRLDKRYFGSYTSTNAKHHFQAKVPTKFLMAIAVIIIAGIMVFRVYERYQQGKQESAPGAAPASMVDQVKSTVGAFIKPLGDTGENSGPQSTASYLDQRVPRVADLPASAPIYDDLTKPKAFPRLYCMSSHDPDIYARKFARAPSATVNGRPTVCQCYTQQGTKVQTDFRFCLDIVENGYFDPAIADRTQPEYAQGAAAQSPSPPPVQTHSQPQPNNGVTIVTYEKGRFLW; encoded by the coding sequence ATGCTCATTATTCGCACCGGCAAGCCCGGCCATGGCAAGACACTCAACACCATCCGCGAAGTGGATCAGAAGGCCCATGCCGAAGGTCGCGTCGTCTACTTCCACAACATCAACGGCCTCAAGCCCGAAACGCTGCAAGCGCAGTGGTTCAGCTTCGACGACCCCGAAAAGTGGTACGAGCTGCCGCATGACTGCATCATCGTCGTTGACGAAGCCCAAGGCTGGTTTGGTGCCCGTGATCCCAGGGCACGACCGCCTGAGCACATCACCCGCTTCGAAACCATGCGCCACCAAGGCCACGAAGTGCACCTGGTTACCCAAGATCCGCGATACCTGGATGTGCACCTTCGTCGTCTGTGCAACAGCCATATCCACTACTGGCGCGTGTTCAAGTCCCCCCAGCTGCTGCGCTTCGAATCCGAAGTCGTGGTGGAAAAGGTCGAAGTCAAAACCAGCTTCAAGGATGCCGACAAGAAAACGCTTCGTCTCGATAAGCGTTACTTCGGCTCCTATACCAGCACCAACGCCAAGCACCACTTTCAGGCCAAGGTGCCGACCAAGTTCTTAATGGCGATTGCCGTCATCATCATCGCCGGGATCATGGTCTTTCGGGTGTATGAGCGCTACCAGCAAGGCAAACAGGAAAGCGCGCCAGGCGCGGCGCCGGCCAGCATGGTCGATCAGGTCAAAAGCACCGTTGGAGCCTTCATCAAGCCGCTTGGCGATACCGGCGAAAATTCCGGCCCGCAATCTACCGCCAGCTACCTCGATCAACGTGTTCCACGGGTAGCCGATCTGCCCGCCTCGGCGCCCATCTATGACGACCTGACCAAGCCCAAGGCCTTCCCGCGGCTGTACTGCATGTCCAGTCATGACCCCGACATCTACGCCCGCAAGTTCGCCCGAGCCCCAAGTGCCACCGTCAACGGCAGGCCGACCGTGTGCCAGTGCTACACCCAGCAAGGCACCAAGGTGCAAACCGACTTTCGGTTCTGCCTGGATATCGTCGAGAACGGTTATTTCGATCCGGCGATAGCTGATCGCACACAACCCGAGTACGCCCAGGGTGCCGCCGCCCAATCGCCCAGCCCGCCCCCCGTTCAAACCCACTCACAACCGCAGCCAAACAACGGCGTCACCATCGTGACCTATGAGAAGGGGCGCTTCTTGTGGTGA
- a CDS encoding DUF2523 domain-containing protein: MHYLFLAQLLIIVVGPLVKMALKIIGFGFVTYVGFNLIIGEAQSYVIARMGESGPVIQQILGLAKFDVCVNIFFAAITTRFILAGIDKATDRQRNQVWRKPGGTSIEA; the protein is encoded by the coding sequence ATGCATTACCTGTTTCTGGCTCAACTGCTGATCATCGTCGTCGGCCCACTGGTCAAGATGGCGCTGAAAATCATCGGCTTCGGCTTCGTCACCTACGTCGGCTTCAACCTGATCATTGGTGAAGCGCAAAGCTACGTCATTGCCCGGATGGGTGAATCGGGCCCAGTGATTCAACAAATCCTTGGGCTGGCCAAGTTCGATGTGTGCGTGAACATCTTTTTCGCTGCCATCACCACGCGCTTCATCCTGGCCGGCATCGACAAGGCCACCGACCGACAACGCAACCAAGTCTGGCGCAAGCCCGGCGGCACCTCGATTGAAGCCTAG
- a CDS encoding virulence factor TspB C-terminal domain-related protein, with translation MRWWIAFFFVLPALASAEEYYWELSGNPGFGRFTTSLEVRDARLASFASQGAYPNGLTFETVTSTSPDQISYRYRVNGCTAGSCRITIQTVRRGTDCPAGTVYDPSIGDGSSQCKGDPCESTSGRRTAHQHLRGPVGGPVVEPPLTICENACQYTFTYKVLDVYRFVNPSPDQLDNSYGKYEYQGNGTSCTESDDPQNGSVFDQPPAQPPMDKTPEYARDNICDQWVTNPDGTRSRSCTAKEEFKQPGTIDCVAGWQSSACKAGNPPPEYTKTETTENTTETTNPDGSKKTDTTKTTDKTTCKGVKPCTSTSKTETGTSETDADGKPGNESGTCTGTGCKPGEGEKDGDKESEGEEEGEEEERTATVGECDAPVSCSGDAIDCAILQQQKEQRCLAEEMSDYAGKKSDIEGLFEGEQFDLQEGQGDIEVPSLIRQGTRFLPATCPQDKSFNLRTAGGRTFALSFEPLCQAASDLSGLFVAVATILAALYVGRSVGGN, from the coding sequence ATGCGTTGGTGGATTGCGTTCTTCTTCGTACTGCCTGCATTGGCATCGGCTGAAGAGTATTACTGGGAACTGTCCGGTAACCCTGGCTTTGGCCGATTTACGACTAGCCTAGAGGTTCGCGACGCTCGACTCGCTTCCTTTGCATCTCAGGGTGCCTACCCGAATGGCCTCACCTTCGAGACGGTCACATCTACATCACCCGACCAGATTTCTTATCGCTACAGAGTCAACGGGTGCACCGCCGGGTCATGCCGAATCACCATCCAAACCGTTCGCCGGGGTACCGATTGCCCTGCTGGAACTGTCTACGACCCCAGCATTGGTGATGGCTCATCTCAATGTAAGGGCGATCCATGTGAGTCCACATCGGGGCGACGCACTGCCCATCAACACCTTCGAGGTCCCGTTGGCGGGCCGGTCGTCGAACCGCCGCTGACCATCTGCGAGAACGCCTGCCAGTACACGTTCACCTACAAGGTGCTCGACGTTTACCGCTTCGTGAACCCCAGCCCTGACCAGCTCGATAACAGCTACGGTAAGTACGAATATCAGGGTAATGGCACCTCCTGCACCGAGTCGGATGACCCGCAGAACGGCAGCGTCTTCGATCAGCCACCGGCACAACCGCCGATGGATAAAACGCCCGAGTACGCCCGCGACAATATCTGCGATCAGTGGGTCACCAACCCTGACGGCACCCGTAGCCGATCCTGCACCGCCAAAGAAGAGTTCAAGCAACCTGGCACTATTGACTGTGTAGCCGGCTGGCAGTCCAGCGCCTGCAAAGCGGGCAATCCGCCGCCCGAGTACACCAAGACTGAAACCACCGAGAACACCACTGAGACCACCAACCCGGACGGTTCCAAAAAAACCGACACCACCAAGACCACCGACAAAACCACCTGCAAGGGCGTGAAGCCCTGCACCTCCACCAGCAAGACCGAAACTGGCACCAGCGAGACTGACGCAGACGGCAAGCCTGGCAATGAGTCCGGCACGTGCACCGGTACCGGCTGCAAACCGGGTGAAGGTGAAAAGGACGGTGACAAGGAAAGTGAGGGTGAAGAAGAAGGCGAGGAAGAGGAACGCACCGCCACCGTAGGCGAATGTGATGCGCCGGTGTCCTGCTCGGGCGACGCCATCGACTGCGCCATCCTCCAGCAGCAGAAAGAACAGCGCTGCCTGGCTGAGGAAATGTCCGACTACGCGGGCAAGAAATCCGATATCGAAGGCCTGTTCGAGGGTGAGCAATTCGACCTGCAGGAAGGCCAGGGCGATATCGAAGTCCCGTCCCTGATCCGCCAGGGCACCCGCTTTCTGCCCGCCACCTGCCCCCAAGACAAGAGCTTCAACCTGCGCACCGCTGGCGGTCGCACCTTCGCCCTTTCCTTTGAACCGCTGTGTCAGGCCGCCTCTGACCTCAGCGGCCTGTTCGTGGCTGTCGCCACCATCCTTGCTGCCCTGTACGTCGGGCGTTCCGTAGGAGGTAACTGA
- a CDS encoding major capsid protein, giving the protein MQHIKTLRRSLGAAAAIGLLSVQQAYAAVPAEATAALDTAGTDVGTIGWAVFAVIIAAMAFKYMRRAL; this is encoded by the coding sequence ATGCAACACATCAAGACCCTGCGCCGTTCGCTCGGCGCCGCCGCTGCAATCGGCCTGCTGTCGGTTCAACAGGCCTACGCCGCTGTTCCGGCCGAAGCCACCGCCGCCCTGGATACCGCCGGTACCGACGTCGGCACCATCGGTTGGGCCGTGTTCGCCGTGATCATCGCGGCCATGGCCTTCAAGTACATGCGCCGCGCGCTGTAA